In a genomic window of Pelotomaculum thermopropionicum SI:
- a CDS encoding hypothetical protein (containing DUF1256, Protein of unknown function (DUF1256)) — translation MAVLNNLETCANREKTRIHTEDPVAASKLAWDLLARLQRLGVKKESPKILLCIGTDRSTGDCLGPLVGTKIDADGQDFFTVYGTLSNPVHAGNIREKIDEIYESYKNPFIIAVDACLGRIENVGCISLGDGSLYPGAGVNKELPPVGQIHITGTVNVGGFMEYLVLQNTRLNLVMKIADVIAKGLKKAAQEFSKLNARGI, via the coding sequence ATGGCCGTTTTAAACAATCTTGAGACTTGTGCAAATCGGGAAAAGACAAGAATTCACACGGAAGATCCGGTAGCTGCCAGCAAGCTTGCCTGGGATTTGCTGGCCCGCCTGCAAAGACTGGGCGTTAAAAAAGAAAGCCCAAAAATTCTGCTGTGCATAGGAACCGACCGCTCCACCGGAGACTGCCTGGGGCCGCTGGTAGGCACCAAGATAGACGCGGACGGGCAGGATTTTTTCACAGTTTACGGAACTTTGAGCAATCCCGTTCATGCCGGAAATATCAGGGAAAAAATTGATGAGATTTACGAAAGCTATAAAAACCCTTTCATTATTGCCGTTGACGCCTGTCTCGGCCGCATTGAAAATGTGGGCTGCATAAGCCTGGGAGACGGTTCGCTGTACCCAGGTGCGGGGGTTAACAAGGAACTCCCGCCGGTAGGGCAGATTCACATAACCGGCACGGTAAACGTGGGCGGGTTCATGGAGTACCTGGTTCTTCAAAACACCAGGCTGAACCTGGTCATGAAAATTGCCGACGTTATTGCCAAGGGCCTCAAAAAGGCAGCTCAGGAGTTCTCAAAGCTAAATGCCCGGGGAATATAG
- a CDS encoding uncharacterised family protein (UPF0180), translating into MAGKVIAVEESLSGTLKSALEREGYTVVRPGTAGRVDATVITGMDRNVMGMQDIAGGPVIIDATGKTAEEILKDLKERL; encoded by the coding sequence TTGGCCGGAAAGGTAATTGCCGTGGAAGAAAGTCTGTCTGGTACGCTTAAGTCCGCCCTGGAAAGAGAAGGTTATACCGTGGTAAGACCTGGCACTGCCGGCAGGGTGGACGCGACGGTAATAACGGGCATGGACAGAAACGTTATGGGTATGCAGGACATAGCCGGCGGTCCGGTGATAATTGATGCCACCGGAAAGACGGCGGAGGAAATTTTAAAAGACCTTAAAGAAAGGCTATAA
- a CDS encoding Uncharacterized membrane protein (possible Na+ channel or pump) — protein MIGTVVNSSAIIIGSALGLIFRKGLPDRLKCTIMQGIGLAVLLIGLGMSLQSRQVLAVVLSLVLGGLTGELLNIEGGLARLGRWLESKAGSGTGQAGRAFVTASLVYCVGAMAVMGSIEDGLNGNPRILFAKAALDGISAVVFASTMGIGVAFSSLPVFVYQGSLTLLASQLKSFLSEAAVAEMTATGGLLIVGIALTILGIKEVKVGNLLPSIVFAAPLATLLPKFLL, from the coding sequence TTGGAACAGTAGTTAACAGTTCGGCCATCATTATCGGCTCCGCCCTGGGCCTAATTTTCAGAAAGGGCCTGCCGGACCGGCTGAAGTGCACTATTATGCAGGGGATTGGCCTTGCCGTTCTTTTAATTGGTCTCGGTATGTCGCTTCAGTCCAGGCAGGTTTTGGCCGTTGTGCTCAGCCTGGTTTTGGGCGGTTTGACCGGAGAATTGCTCAACATTGAAGGCGGATTGGCGCGTTTGGGAAGATGGCTTGAGTCCAAAGCCGGCAGCGGCACCGGGCAGGCCGGCAGGGCCTTTGTTACGGCAAGCCTGGTATACTGCGTGGGGGCAATGGCCGTGATGGGGTCTATTGAAGACGGACTGAACGGCAATCCAAGAATACTGTTTGCCAAAGCAGCCCTGGACGGCATATCGGCGGTTGTTTTTGCTTCCACTATGGGAATAGGCGTGGCCTTTTCCTCTTTGCCCGTTTTTGTCTACCAGGGCTCGCTTACGTTGCTTGCCTCTCAGTTGAAGAGCTTTCTCAGCGAGGCGGCGGTGGCCGAAATGACAGCTACCGGCGGGCTTTTGATAGTTGGCATAGCCCTGACCATTTTGGGTATTAAGGAGGTTAAAGTTGGCAACCTGCTTCCTTCAATTGTTTTTGCCGCGCCGCTTGCAACCCTGCTGCCGAAGTTTTTGCTGTAA
- a CDS encoding predicted phosphoribosyltransferases, with protein sequence MLFKDRSEAGKKLAEKLAGHVRKGAVVLAVPRGGVAVGAEIARKLDLALDLIIPRKIGLPGDPEMAAGAVAQDGTVILNRRLLDILRVKEDDLEKIISDEIEEIKRRMLLYGGGGQQNYEGRQLIVVDDGIATGYTVQAALRSVRNCRPGELILAVPVASREALNRLEGEADRVVCLHVPDVFYAVGQFYERFEQLEDDEVIGILKELKIKE encoded by the coding sequence ATGCTCTTTAAGGACCGGTCCGAAGCCGGGAAAAAGCTTGCTGAGAAACTGGCCGGGCATGTCAGAAAAGGTGCGGTGGTGCTGGCCGTGCCCAGGGGAGGCGTGGCAGTTGGCGCGGAAATAGCCAGGAAGCTGGACCTTGCGCTGGATCTGATCATCCCGCGCAAGATCGGCCTGCCAGGTGATCCAGAAATGGCTGCCGGCGCCGTTGCCCAGGACGGGACTGTCATTCTTAACCGGCGCTTGCTGGACATTCTGAGAGTTAAAGAAGATGACCTGGAAAAAATCATATCTGATGAAATAGAGGAGATAAAACGCCGGATGCTTCTCTACGGGGGCGGGGGGCAGCAAAATTATGAAGGCAGGCAGTTAATAGTGGTGGATGACGGCATAGCAACCGGCTATACCGTGCAGGCAGCCTTGCGTTCGGTCAGGAATTGCCGGCCAGGTGAACTGATCCTGGCGGTGCCTGTGGCCTCCCGCGAAGCCCTGAACAGGCTGGAAGGGGAAGCCGACCGGGTCGTATGCCTGCATGTGCCCGACGTTTTTTACGCCGTCGGGCAGTTTTACGAACGCTTTGAGCAGCTAGAAGACGATGAGGTAATCGGTATTTTAAAAGAACTAAAGATTAAAGAATAA
- a CDS encoding Uncharacterized membrane protein has product MVLNRARRNFWLLARVVTAYIGAVIGAGFASGQEIMQFFVLHGRSGLLGAAVTALLFAYLGGLIMFLSVKMKSASYRDIFAFLLGERAGGIMDALNIFMLLGGLSVMMAGSAAVFEEQFGLPARAGVWAVTVLSSLVVLGGLEGVLAANVFLVPLKFLAVVAVSTAALCASRHLAQSSGTGWQGGGAGGHWLPAAFLYVSYNIVVPLAVLSSLGRMVPPVLGLAGGALGGLLLGMAVSLVTLAGLAYMPEASFCQIPLLYLAGHLGQGFRHLLGLLIWLAILTTAIADAHGFASRLAPEGGSRYRFCGIFACLLALPLSSFSFAGLVRLLYPLFGLAGLVLLAALLFVPPFKSLRKF; this is encoded by the coding sequence GTGGTCCTGAACCGGGCAAGAAGGAATTTCTGGCTGCTTGCCAGGGTCGTTACGGCCTACATTGGCGCCGTTATCGGGGCCGGCTTTGCATCCGGCCAGGAAATAATGCAGTTTTTCGTCCTGCACGGCAGAAGCGGACTTCTGGGCGCAGCCGTGACGGCGCTGCTGTTTGCCTATTTAGGCGGCCTGATAATGTTTTTATCGGTAAAAATGAAATCGGCCAGCTACAGGGATATTTTTGCCTTCCTGCTGGGGGAGAGGGCGGGCGGCATCATGGACGCCCTGAACATTTTCATGCTTTTAGGCGGGCTCAGTGTTATGATGGCAGGCAGCGCGGCGGTTTTTGAGGAACAGTTCGGGCTGCCGGCGCGGGCCGGAGTCTGGGCGGTTACAGTGCTTTCCTCGCTGGTGGTATTGGGGGGGCTGGAGGGGGTGCTGGCGGCCAATGTTTTTCTGGTCCCCCTGAAATTTCTGGCCGTTGTAGCCGTGTCAACGGCGGCCCTTTGCGCTTCCCGGCACCTGGCGCAGTCTTCCGGGACGGGGTGGCAGGGCGGCGGTGCAGGCGGGCACTGGCTGCCGGCAGCCTTTCTGTACGTTTCGTATAACATTGTGGTGCCTCTGGCGGTTCTTTCTTCCCTGGGCAGGATGGTTCCGCCGGTGCTTGGATTGGCCGGAGGGGCGCTGGGGGGACTGTTGCTGGGGATGGCCGTTTCCCTGGTTACTCTGGCCGGACTTGCTTACATGCCCGAAGCGTCGTTCTGCCAGATCCCGCTTCTTTACCTGGCCGGTCACCTGGGGCAGGGGTTTCGGCATCTGTTAGGCCTTTTGATCTGGCTGGCCATTTTGACAACAGCCATAGCCGATGCACACGGTTTTGCCAGCAGGCTGGCCCCGGAGGGCGGCAGTCGCTACCGCTTTTGCGGCATTTTTGCCTGCCTGCTGGCCTTGCCCCTGTCCAGTTTCAGTTTTGCCGGGCTGGTCCGCCTGCTGTATCCCCTCTTCGGCCTTGCCGGGCTGGTTCTCCTGGCCGCGCTTTTGTTTGTTCCGCCGTTTAAAAGTTTGCGGAAATTTTGA
- the CvpA gene encoding Uncharacterized membrane protein (required for colicin V production), with the protein MTWLDWLIVAVIVFSTLQGLRCGLLASITRLAGTLIGLGAAFAYYRPLSDYLSARWNIEEKLLPLASWLLKLFLPYTDLAPPAFPPARLAPAAVSVPGRATAIGEHLSRMFAAAALDVLSFLALLLATAWAAGFAGSLLTRIAGMTMLGPLNRLGGLLFGAVRGLAIVVVFLALLSPFQQTGLFPGGHQTEPGGPGRGSVFQDSKLLPFFEPLLKAIDRQLPGAPPGSVEPAGNFRQGGPPRMTF; encoded by the coding sequence ATGACCTGGCTGGACTGGCTGATCGTCGCGGTAATTGTTTTTTCCACCTTGCAGGGCCTGCGCTGCGGCCTTTTGGCCAGCATTACCAGGCTGGCCGGCACCCTGATCGGCCTGGGGGCGGCTTTTGCCTACTACCGTCCGCTATCCGATTACCTGTCTGCCCGCTGGAATATAGAGGAAAAACTCCTGCCGCTGGCAAGCTGGCTTTTAAAACTCTTTCTGCCTTATACCGATTTGGCCCCGCCGGCCTTCCCGCCTGCGCGGCTGGCTCCTGCAGCCGTCTCTGTGCCGGGAAGGGCAACTGCCATCGGGGAGCATCTTTCCAGGATGTTTGCCGCTGCCGCACTTGATGTCTTGAGTTTTCTGGCCCTGCTTTTAGCAACAGCCTGGGCCGCGGGCTTTGCCGGCTCTTTGCTAACCAGAATAGCCGGCATGACCATGCTGGGCCCCTTAAACCGTCTGGGCGGGCTTTTATTCGGCGCCGTCAGGGGGTTGGCCATTGTGGTGGTCTTTCTGGCCCTGCTTTCGCCCTTTCAGCAGACCGGCCTGTTTCCGGGCGGGCACCAGACCGAGCCGGGCGGGCCGGGGCGCGGCAGCGTTTTTCAGGATTCAAAGCTTTTGCCCTTCTTTGAGCCCTTGTTGAAGGCTATTGACCGGCAACTGCCCGGCGCTCCGCCCGGGAGCGTTGAGCCGGCCGGGAACTTCCGGCAGGGTGGGCCGCCCCGTATGACTTTTTAG
- a CDS encoding uncharacterized conserved protein, whose amino-acid sequence MKVIYFGCQAGVSGESLLGALAGLFADPDALIEKIKRLAGKSFNLEFKKYPVGGISACETVLALPGSEREVAVTEFAAGIKEGCSGNPVTEAAAGILFRFAGALARLKGVPESAALMKEEELLRILVISAGYFAALQMLEIEKVTADPVPVALSGTGELLEEALALELLRGARVRPSTGRTAVASPLGACLLAASAEEFGLMPEMAVSGTGYGLLSGSGKEAATPAVAGFADTAEKEGAGRRETVTVLEASIDDMNPEFYPYVIERLLAAGALDAFMTPIYMKKGRPACLLTVLCQSKRLEEMLQIIFRETTTLGVRIREEERRVLERCFFSVETPYGAVKVKAGYAAQGGLPVQMAPEFEDCRKIAAAKGVPLKEVYAAAQREAYKTIKGAFS is encoded by the coding sequence TTGAAGGTTATTTATTTCGGCTGTCAGGCCGGTGTAAGCGGGGAGTCGCTTCTGGGAGCGCTGGCCGGCCTGTTCGCCGATCCTGACGCGCTCATAGAAAAAATAAAGAGGTTAGCTGGGAAAAGCTTCAACCTTGAGTTCAAAAAATACCCGGTGGGGGGTATATCCGCCTGCGAAACCGTGCTGGCCCTGCCGGGCAGTGAACGGGAGGTTGCGGTGACAGAATTTGCTGCCGGAATAAAAGAGGGTTGCTCCGGAAACCCCGTCACAGAGGCGGCCGCCGGCATTTTATTCAGATTTGCTGGCGCCTTAGCAAGGCTTAAAGGCGTGCCGGAAAGCGCGGCCTTAATGAAAGAGGAAGAACTTTTGCGCATCCTGGTTATATCCGCCGGCTATTTTGCCGCCCTGCAAATGCTGGAGATCGAAAAGGTAACGGCCGACCCGGTTCCGGTTGCCCTGTCCGGCACCGGCGAACTGCTGGAGGAGGCTCTAGCCCTGGAGCTTTTAAGGGGAGCCAGGGTTAGGCCGTCCACCGGCCGCACAGCAGTCGCCAGCCCTCTGGGAGCGTGCCTGTTGGCCGCCAGCGCCGAGGAATTTGGCTTGATGCCCGAAATGGCCGTCTCCGGCACCGGCTACGGGCTTTTATCAGGCAGCGGCAAGGAAGCGGCTACGCCGGCCGTAGCCGGATTTGCGGACACCGCGGAAAAAGAGGGTGCCGGGCGCAGGGAAACCGTTACCGTCTTAGAGGCCAGTATAGACGACATGAACCCGGAGTTTTATCCTTACGTGATCGAGCGTCTCCTGGCTGCCGGCGCCCTGGACGCCTTTATGACCCCGATTTACATGAAAAAGGGCCGGCCTGCCTGCCTGCTGACGGTGCTGTGCCAAAGTAAAAGGCTTGAAGAAATGCTGCAGATTATCTTCAGGGAAACAACCACCCTGGGAGTGCGCATTAGGGAAGAAGAAAGGCGCGTTCTGGAAAGATGTTTCTTTTCTGTGGAAACTCCTTACGGAGCTGTAAAGGTCAAGGCCGGCTATGCCGCTCAGGGCGGGTTGCCCGTCCAGATGGCGCCAGAATTCGAGGATTGCAGGAAAATTGCGGCCGCCAAAGGCGTTCCCCTGAAGGAAGTTTACGCCGCCGCACAGCGGGAGGCCTATAAAACAATTAAAGGGGCCTTCTCTTAA